Genomic window (Flavobacteriales bacterium):
AAAATCGAGATCGAAATCGGGTGGCGAAGTACGGTGCGGATTGATAAAGCGTTCGAAATACAGATCGAGTTCGATGGGACAAACATCGGTTATTCCCATGCAGTAGGCCACAATACTATTGGCGCCGGAACCTCTTCCCACATGGTGATATCCGCGGCTTTGTGCGTATTTGATGATATCCCATGTAATGAGAAAATAAGCGGAAAATCCGAGCTCCTCAATAATGCGCAATTCTTTTTCAACCCGCAATCGTGCTTCGTTGTTTTTTTTACCATAGCGGTATTCCATTCCTTCCTGCGCCAGTTTATGCAATAAAGAGCGGTCGTCTGCCGCACTGTTCGTGAAGTGTTTTCGGTTTTTAACGCTTTTGTATTCGAGTTGTATGCTGCATTGTGCAATGAGTTGTTCGGTGTTGATGAGGATTTCCGGAAAGAGAATGAATTTTTCGCGTAGTTCTTTTTCACTCATCATGTGTTCATTGTCGCGCGCATGTTCTTCGCTGTTCAGTTTACTGATGAGGATGTTTTTATCAATACTGCGCAATAAGCGGTGCAGGTGGTAATGGTCTTTTTGTTTCGATGGTTTTATGGTGACAGGTTGCCACATCACCATTTTGTGCGATTGCTCCCGGAATGGAAGTTGTATAAGGCGGTTAATCTGATGCAGCCGTATTCCGATGTATTCATTTTTTCGCAATGTATTCCAGTCTTTTTTCTCCAGCGGATAAATAAAACTGCAGTGTTTTAATGCGGGCGCTTCTTCCGGTAACTCTTCTTCATCCTGTAATTTTTTACTAAGCATTCTGCACAATTCGGCATAACCTTCGTTGTTGTGCGCAAGTCCGATGTATAAAATTTCATCCTGCTCATTTCTGAATTCAATTCCGAGGGCGGGACGAATACCGTGTGTTTCGCATTCCTTCACAAAATCAAATGCCGCCGATGTATTGTTGATGTCGGTCAACACCATTTCCCTCACCCCGCAGCGCACGGCTTCCTGCACCAACTCTTCCACCGAGAGCGTTCCGTATTTGAGGGAATAGTAGCTGTGACAATTGAGGTACATGGGGAGTGGGCGGGAGAGAGTGAGAGTGAGAGTGAGAGTGTGAAAGTTTGAGTTTGAGAGTGGGAGAGGAAGTAGGAATTAAGTAGTGATGTGATTTGTTGTTGTTTTGTGAGTTGTTTATGGTGTTTTGTTTTTTAGCAGGATCGGCGGATGGTTTGGGCGCCGTATTTTTTGTTGATTTTATCCATGGCGAGATAGAGATTGATTTTTTCTTCGGTGTCTTCGAATAAGTTGATTTGTTGCCGGCCGCTTACGAGGTGACTCACCCTTACGCCGATGAGTCGAACCAGCATGCGTCGTTCATAAAGACGATCGAATAATTCTTTTGCGCGTGCAATCAGGTGTTCGTCAATAGCCGTATAGGGAATCATCATTTGCCGCGTGTGAGTGTCGAAATTCGAATAGCGGATTTTTACGGTGATGCAGGAACATAATTTTTCTTCTTTGCGCAAGGAGAAACCGAGTTCTTCGCACATGCTTACCAGTTTCATGCGCAACTGATCCACATCAATGGTGTCCTGCTCAAACGTACATTCAGTAGAAACAGATTTTCTTTCGGAATAGGGAACCACCGGATTGTTGTCGATTCCATTCGCGCGTTCCCAGATTTGCAGTCCGTGCTCTCCCAATGCCGATTGCAACATTTCGGGTGGCATCTGCTGCAGTGTTTGCACTTTTTCTACACCCATCGATCGCAGGAGTGTGTACGTTTTTTCGCCCACCATCGGAATTTTCTTAATGGATAAGGGAGCGAGAAATGGTTTTTCCAAACCGAAATCTACTTTGCGTTGACCATTCGGTTTTGCTTCACCCGTGGCCACTTTCGATACCGTTTTATTCTGCGATAATCCAAATGAAATCGGCAATCCCGTTTCGCGGATAATTTTCTGACGCAACTCAATGGCTAATTTATAGCTGCTGAAAAATCGTTCCATCCCGCTTAAGTCGGCATAAAACTCATCAATCGAAGCTTTCTCGTACACCGGTACCGATTCTTTTACGATCTCCGTTACCATTCCCGAATACTTCGTGTAGTTTTCGTAATCGCCGCGTAC
Coding sequences:
- the dinB gene encoding DNA polymerase IV — protein: MERNIVHMDLDSFFVSVECLLNPKFIGKPLIIGGTSDRGVVSSCSYEARRFGVHSAMPVRMAKKLCPDALIVRGDYENYTKYSGMVTEIVKESVPVYEKASIDEFYADLSGMERFFSSYKLAIELRQKIIRETGLPISFGLSQNKTVSKVATGEAKPNGQRKVDFGLEKPFLAPLSIKKIPMVGEKTYTLLRSMGVEKVQTLQQMPPEMLQSALGEHGLQIWERANGIDNNPVVPYSERKSVSTECTFEQDTIDVDQLRMKLVSMCEELGFSLRKEEKLCSCITVKIRYSNFDTHTRQMMIPYTAIDEHLIARAKELFDRLYERRMLVRLIGVRVSHLVSGRQQINLFEDTEEKINLYLAMDKINKKYGAQTIRRSC